In one Sulfitobacter sp. LCG007 genomic region, the following are encoded:
- a CDS encoding CehA/McbA family metallohydrolase, protein MTDTMFAAPGRFFRGNLHTHSNLSDGALDPGDVCRRYRDEGYDFISLTDHLVGHFGYPIADTRPFRSNDFTTIIGAELHSGAMRNGEIWHILAVGLPDDFEPPATETFEPTADQESGAQIAARARAAGAFVAIAHPEWSGLAMEDALAIEAAHAVEVYNHGCAVACDRPHGFYTLDRLLEQGRRLTLCATDDAHFTEPDHFGGWVMVKAQENDPDALLEALKAGHHYASQGPEIRGIHWERNAVVIESTPVTTAIVQARGSRTATVHGLSMTRTRIPLDRVSRSPWLRVTLVDKAGQRAWTNPVWVEDQAAQRPVVSRRDGL, encoded by the coding sequence TTGACCGACACCATGTTCGCCGCCCCCGGACGCTTCTTCCGGGGCAATCTGCACACCCATTCCAACCTGTCCGACGGTGCGCTCGATCCCGGAGATGTCTGCCGGCGCTACCGGGACGAAGGCTACGACTTCATCTCGCTGACCGATCACCTGGTGGGCCACTTCGGATACCCCATCGCCGATACCCGGCCGTTCCGGAGCAATGATTTCACCACCATCATAGGCGCGGAGCTGCACTCGGGCGCCATGCGGAACGGCGAGATCTGGCACATCCTCGCCGTGGGCCTGCCAGACGACTTCGAGCCGCCCGCCACCGAAACCTTCGAGCCGACCGCCGATCAGGAATCCGGTGCGCAGATTGCCGCACGTGCGCGCGCTGCCGGAGCCTTCGTCGCCATTGCCCATCCGGAATGGTCGGGGCTTGCGATGGAGGATGCCCTGGCCATCGAAGCCGCCCATGCGGTCGAGGTCTACAACCATGGCTGCGCCGTCGCCTGCGACCGGCCGCACGGCTTCTACACCCTCGACCGCCTGCTCGAGCAGGGGCGCCGGCTGACGCTTTGCGCGACCGACGACGCCCATTTCACCGAGCCCGACCATTTCGGCGGCTGGGTCATGGTCAAGGCGCAGGAGAACGATCCGGACGCGTTGCTCGAGGCACTGAAGGCGGGCCACCACTATGCCAGCCAGGGTCCCGAGATCAGGGGCATCCACTGGGAGAGAAACGCGGTGGTGATCGAGAGTACGCCGGTCACGACGGCAATCGTGCAGGCGCGCGGGTCGCGAACCGCAACGGTCCATGGCCTTTCGATGACCCGCACGCGGATCCCGCTTGACCGGGTCTCGCGTTCGCCCTGGCTGCGCGTCACGCTTGTCGACAAGGCGGGGCAGCGCGCCTGGACGAATCCGGTCTGGGTCGAGGACCAGGCCGCTCAGCGTCCTGTGGTTTCGCGGCGGGACGGTTTGTAG
- the rnhA gene encoding ribonuclease HI yields the protein MPELFAYTDGACSGNPGPGGWGVLLRATDGETILRERELSGGEPQTTNNRMELLAAINALEALERRSAITIVTDSNYVKNGITGWIFGWKRNGWKNAARKPVANAELWQRLDAANARHDVTWKWVKGHAGHPENERADELARQGMAPYKPSRRETTGR from the coding sequence ATGCCTGAACTTTTCGCCTATACCGATGGGGCCTGCAGCGGCAATCCGGGGCCCGGCGGCTGGGGTGTGCTTCTGCGCGCCACGGACGGCGAAACGATCCTGCGCGAGCGTGAACTCAGCGGCGGCGAACCGCAGACCACCAACAACCGGATGGAGCTTCTCGCGGCCATCAACGCGCTCGAGGCGCTGGAGAGACGCAGCGCCATCACGATCGTGACCGACAGCAACTACGTCAAGAACGGCATCACCGGATGGATCTTCGGCTGGAAGCGCAACGGCTGGAAGAACGCTGCCAGGAAACCGGTCGCCAACGCCGAGCTCTGGCAGCGTCTCGACGCCGCGAACGCCCGGCATGACGTGACCTGGAAGTGGGTCAAGGGCCACGCGGGCCATCCCGAGAACGAGCGCGCCGACGAGCTCGCCCGGCAGGGGATGGCGCCCTACAAACCGTCCCGCCGCGAAACCACAGGACGCTGA
- a CDS encoding class I SAM-dependent methyltransferase, with protein sequence MSDAQTLRAYAARAAEYARFTGDFVDPLLAEFLARLPENGHILDLGCGPGRDAAIMADAGYRVTAVDAVPEMVAMAARHPDVETRIMRFDEMSWRHAFDGIWANFSLLHAQRGAMSHHLAAIARALKPGGYLHLALKTGSGSRRDSLKRFYTYYEEAELRGLLRDAGLKWVEARTGRHKGLSGLEEDWIAVLSHA encoded by the coding sequence ATGAGCGACGCTCAGACCCTTCGCGCCTATGCAGCAAGGGCGGCCGAGTACGCCCGTTTCACCGGGGACTTCGTGGACCCGTTGCTGGCCGAATTTCTGGCGCGGCTCCCGGAGAACGGCCACATACTCGATCTCGGCTGCGGGCCGGGACGTGATGCAGCCATCATGGCCGACGCCGGGTATCGGGTCACGGCTGTGGACGCGGTTCCGGAAATGGTCGCAATGGCGGCGAGGCACCCTGACGTCGAGACCCGGATCATGCGCTTCGACGAGATGAGCTGGCGACATGCATTCGACGGCATCTGGGCTAATTTCAGCCTTCTGCACGCGCAGCGCGGGGCGATGTCGCACCATCTCGCCGCCATCGCCCGGGCTTTGAAGCCGGGGGGATATCTGCACCTCGCGCTCAAGACCGGGTCGGGAAGCCGCCGGGATTCCCTCAAGAGGTTTTATACCTACTACGAAGAGGCCGAGTTGCGCGGGCTGCTGCGAGACGCGGGCCTGAAATGGGTGGAAGCGCGCACCGGGAGGCACAAGGGGTTGAGCGGGCTCGAAGAAGACTGGATCGCGGTGCTCTCCCATGCCTGA
- the ispH gene encoding 4-hydroxy-3-methylbut-2-enyl diphosphate reductase, with amino-acid sequence MTKPHLTLLLAAPRGFCAGVDRAIKIVEMALEKWGPPVYVRHEIVHNRFVVDGLRAKGAVFVEELDDCPADRPVIFSAHGVPRAVPAEAARRQMIYVDATCPLVSKVHIEAQRHFDNGLQMIMIGHAGHPETIGTMGQLPEGEVLLVETVADVSSVEVRDPERLAFVTQTTLSVDDTVDIVAALKARFPAIVGPHKEDICYATTNRQEAVKAIAPECDALLVVGAPNSSNSRRLVEVASRAGCPYAQLVQRAADIDWRALESIKSVGITAGASAPEVLIDEVIESFRVRYDVTVRRVETAVENIEFKVPRVLRMPVAG; translated from the coding sequence ATGACCAAGCCGCACCTCACCCTCCTTCTCGCTGCGCCGCGCGGATTCTGTGCCGGCGTCGATCGCGCGATCAAGATCGTGGAGATGGCGCTGGAGAAATGGGGCCCGCCGGTCTACGTCCGCCACGAGATCGTTCACAACCGTTTCGTTGTCGACGGACTTCGTGCCAAGGGCGCCGTCTTCGTGGAAGAGCTCGATGACTGCCCGGCCGATCGGCCGGTGATCTTCTCGGCGCACGGCGTGCCCAGGGCCGTTCCGGCCGAGGCCGCGCGGCGCCAGATGATCTATGTGGATGCGACCTGCCCGCTGGTCTCGAAGGTCCACATCGAAGCCCAGCGGCATTTCGACAACGGCTTGCAGATGATCATGATCGGTCACGCGGGCCATCCCGAGACGATTGGCACCATGGGTCAGCTGCCCGAAGGCGAGGTCCTGCTGGTCGAAACCGTGGCGGATGTGTCGTCGGTCGAGGTGCGAGATCCCGAAAGGCTTGCCTTCGTCACCCAGACGACGCTGAGCGTCGACGATACGGTCGATATCGTCGCCGCCCTCAAGGCGCGCTTCCCTGCCATCGTGGGGCCGCACAAGGAAGACATCTGCTACGCGACCACCAACAGGCAGGAAGCCGTGAAGGCGATCGCGCCCGAGTGCGACGCGCTGCTGGTCGTGGGCGCACCAAATTCATCGAACTCGCGCCGGCTGGTCGAGGTCGCCTCGCGGGCGGGCTGTCCCTACGCCCAGCTCGTCCAGCGCGCCGCCGACATCGACTGGCGTGCGCTCGAGAGCATCAAAAGCGTCGGCATCACTGCCGGGGCGTCGGCGCCGGAGGTGCTGATTGACGAGGTGATCGAGTCCTTCCGCGTCCGCTACGACGTGACCGTGCGGCGGGTCGAAACGGCCGTGGAGAACATCGAATTCAAGGTGCCGCGCGTCCTCCGCATGCCGGTTGCCGGCTGA
- a CDS encoding NYN domain-containing protein, translating into MFYKDERLALFIDGSNLYAAAKSLGFDIDYKLLRQEFMRRGKLLRAFYYTALLENDEYSPIRPLVDWLNYNGFTMVTKPAKEYTDSMGRRKVKGNMDIELAVDAMELAPRVDHIVLFSGDGDFRPLVESLQRSGVRVSVVSTIRSQPPMISDDLRRQADNFIELDELKEVIGRPPRDYQEAAQA; encoded by the coding sequence ATGTTTTACAAGGACGAACGGCTCGCGCTGTTCATCGATGGCTCTAACCTATATGCGGCTGCCAAGTCCTTGGGTTTTGACATCGACTACAAGCTGCTTCGGCAGGAATTCATGCGGCGCGGCAAGCTGCTCAGGGCATTCTACTATACGGCTTTGCTCGAGAACGACGAATATTCGCCGATCCGACCGCTTGTTGACTGGCTCAATTACAACGGGTTCACCATGGTGACCAAGCCGGCCAAAGAATATACCGACAGCATGGGCCGGCGCAAAGTCAAGGGAAACATGGACATCGAGCTGGCCGTCGACGCGATGGAGCTTGCCCCGCGTGTCGACCACATCGTCCTGTTCTCCGGCGACGGCGATTTCCGCCCGCTTGTCGAGAGCCTGCAACGATCCGGTGTCCGTGTGTCTGTGGTTTCGACGATCCGCAGCCAGCCTCCGATGATTTCCGACGACCTTCGCCGCCAGGCGGACAACTTCATCGAGCTCGACGAGCTGAAGGAAGTGATCGGACGGCCGCCTCGCGACTATCAGGAAGCCGCGCAGGCCTGA